Proteins from a genomic interval of Brucella melitensis bv. 1 str. 16M:
- the socA gene encoding type VI toxin-antitoxin system SocA family antitoxin, whose translation MEVSGGPYDPRAIANLMLDEADRSGIQVTNLALQKLLYFAHSIFLIETKHPLVSGYFEAWQYGPVHPAAYSAFKTAGSYPIDFRATGQNVMTGEQAALELPEDLTVRRHLARIMSSYGQLSPGRLVDISHAKGAPWDFIVDKGRTSVALGLRIPDAVIIDRFKYHKVSVGVAPVMGEPDEDAPLT comes from the coding sequence ATGGAAGTGTCTGGTGGTCCTTATGATCCGAGAGCCATCGCCAACCTTATGTTGGATGAGGCCGATCGGTCTGGGATACAGGTCACTAACCTCGCACTGCAAAAGCTCCTGTACTTCGCTCATTCCATTTTTCTGATTGAGACTAAACACCCTCTGGTCAGCGGCTATTTCGAGGCGTGGCAGTACGGACCGGTACATCCTGCTGCATACTCAGCCTTCAAGACCGCTGGCAGTTACCCCATCGACTTCCGGGCAACTGGACAGAACGTGATGACGGGAGAGCAAGCAGCTCTCGAACTTCCCGAAGACTTGACCGTTCGCCGTCATCTGGCCCGCATCATGTCGTCCTATGGGCAATTATCCCCCGGTCGCCTTGTCGATATATCACACGCCAAAGGTGCACCGTGGGATTTTATCGTAGACAAAGGAAGAACATCGGTTGCATTGGGTTTAAGAATCCCCGATGCTGTCATTATTGACCGATTCAAATATCATAAAGTTTCGGTTGGAGTGGCCCCTGTCATGGGAGAACCGGATGAAGATGCGCCGCTTACCTGA
- a CDS encoding DUF3892 domain-containing protein, which produces MSHAGGPKPDGSGRWKDTVPNIVRFIEQGTHRFYTNESGSVAWVGVRTSANGNKFIQTYANGAWKDNLLALKECG; this is translated from the coding sequence ATCAGCCATGCAGGCGGGCCGAAGCCTGATGGAAGCGGGCGCTGGAAGGACACCGTTCCCAATATAGTGCGGTTCATAGAGCAGGGTACTCACAGGTTTTATACGAACGAGAGCGGAAGTGTCGCATGGGTCGGCGTGAGGACCAGCGCGAACGGCAACAAGTTCATTCAGACCTATGCCAATGGGGCTTGGAAGGATAATCTCCTCGCTTTGAAAGAGTGTGGCTGA
- the socB gene encoding type VI toxin-antitoxin system SocB family DNA replication inhibitor toxin: protein MKMRRLPEIDLARIAPLATDQKRRALERFKLGHPTLTYKPVRALFADIFNVQLDMFTASCPADWSILKRLIRAKATSDNEFNANLLVAKGLHDFAQAKALRSRSHPFFPLSLSVGEKVEYWLPIVTALEGVPLVIFVDPRRSNGLTAEARRFVFSMMHEHIRLANLDFATARLGIVQFGDATDSQRPVKLSTDEDVELFDFDQLDQMVRETYDIWREINEARESEVRRKAAGGGHGPLFD from the coding sequence ATGAAGATGCGCCGCTTACCTGAGATCGATCTTGCCCGCATCGCGCCGCTGGCGACCGACCAGAAGCGTCGTGCCCTTGAGCGATTTAAGCTTGGCCATCCGACACTCACCTACAAACCAGTACGTGCCCTGTTTGCCGACATTTTCAATGTCCAGCTGGATATGTTTACCGCCTCCTGTCCTGCCGATTGGTCAATTCTGAAACGACTGATCCGGGCAAAAGCGACTTCCGACAACGAGTTTAATGCCAATCTGCTGGTCGCCAAGGGATTGCATGACTTCGCGCAAGCCAAGGCTCTCCGCAGCCGCTCTCATCCATTTTTCCCGTTATCCCTCAGTGTCGGCGAGAAAGTTGAATACTGGCTGCCAATAGTGACGGCACTGGAAGGTGTCCCGCTGGTGATATTTGTCGATCCCCGGCGCAGCAATGGGCTGACGGCAGAGGCAAGGCGCTTCGTCTTTTCAATGATGCACGAACATATACGGTTGGCCAATCTCGACTTTGCCACCGCGCGGCTCGGTATCGTTCAGTTCGGCGACGCCACTGATAGCCAGCGTCCCGTGAAGCTAAGCACCGACGAAGACGTCGAACTCTTTGACTTCGACCAACTCGACCAGATGGTGCGTGAAACTTACGACATCTGGCGTGAAATCAACGAAGCGCGCGAGAGCGAGGTTCGCCGCAAGGCTGCTGGCGGTGGTCACGGACCGCTGTTCGACTGA